The region TCCGGCGGCCGACTTCAGGTCGAGCGTGACGCTCTTCTTGCCGCGGTTGACGCTCAAGAAGTAGGCGCTCTCCCCCCGGTCGAACGGCGGCCCGAAGGCGCGGGTGTCGTCCCCCTTGCCCGGTTGCTCGATCTTGACCACCTCCGCGCCCATATCGCCGAGGATCATCGTGCAGAAGGGGCCCGCGAGGACGCGGGTGAAGTCGAGGACCCTGATCCGCTCGAGCGGTTTCATCTGGCGCGTCCCTCCGGGGGCCGGCCGCCACGGCGGCGCGGGGCTTTCACGAGCCCATTATAGAACGGGGAGGGGCGATGTCAAGAACCCCGGCGCCCTGTTTTCGTTCGACGCCACCCGGGGGGGATGCTATACTTCCGCCATGCCGAACGCAGGACGGGAGCGGGTCGTGCACCGAGGGCGGCTCGTCGAGTTTCGCCTCGCCTCGCGGAGGCTCCCGAACGGCCGTGTCGCGGCTCTCGAGATCGTGCGGCACCCGGGCGCGGTGCTCGTCGTGCCGTTCGCCGATCGCGGCCGCCTCGTCCTCATCAGGCAGTACCGGCCGGTGGTCGGAAGGTATCTGTGGGAGTTCCCGGCGGGGACGTTGAAACCCGGGGAACGGCCGCTGCGCTGCGCCCGGCGCGAGCTCGAGGAGGAGATCGGGTGCGTCGCGGCGGAGTGGAACAGGCTCGGCGTGCTCTATCCGGGGCCGGGCTACACCACCGAGCTGATACACCTCTTTGCGGCGCGGGGGCTCGTGAAGACGGCGTGCCGGCGCGAGGAGGACGAGGTGATGACGGCGCGCGTCTTCACCCGCGCCGAGGTCGCGACGATGGCGCGAAACGGAAAGATCGTCGACGCGAAGACCCTCGCCGCCCTCGTGCGGGCGAAGGTCGTCTGAAAGGAGCGCAGGCTATGCGGCGGAGAGCCGTGGCGGGAACGATCGCGGCCGCGTGCGTCGTGCTGACCGCGGCGGCGGGGCGGGCCGCCACGATGAGCGTCGGAAACGACACCGGCGCGCCCGGCGAGCGGGTGAGCTTTTCGCTCAGCATCAGCCCCCGCGAGCGGGTGACAGACTTTCGTTGCGAGCTCAGGTACGACCCGGCGCTGCTCACGCTCGACGAGATCGAGATCAGCGACCAGGCGTGGGACAACGGGATCTGGAGGCTCCTATATTGGGAGACATCCCCCGGGAGGGTCGAGATCGAAACGGAATCGGACTGCTACTACGACGCCGAGAAGATCAGCCGCCTCGCCATCCTCCGATTCAGGATCTCCGCAAACGCCCGCTCGACGACGACGCGCGTCGAGTTCATGGGCACGCCGCTCTGGGAAGACGACTGCTCGGAGGAGTGGGAGGACGCCACGCCGCAGTACGGCTCGGTCACCATCGTCGGCGGCGGCCCGGCGCCGACGCCGAAGCCGAGCGGCAAACCCCCGGAGGTGAACCTCCAAATGGAATCCACCGCGGTGTACCTGCGCGGCGAGGAGCCGGTCGTCCGCTGCGCGGTCAGGGCGCACGACTGGGCGGGGGACCGGGAGGACGCCTACCTCGCGGTCGCCGTCCCCGGGGCGGGGCTCCTGTACCGGGATCCGAGGGGGAACCTCACGGAGAAGCCGACCCCGGTCGCGGCCGGGATCAGGATAGAGAACCTGTCCATCCCGGTCGGTTTCGGCGCCATCCCCGCGCCCGCGCCCGCCGGCCTGTACACGATCTACGGAACGCTGTGCCGCCGGGGGAGGAATCCGGCCAGGGAGTCGAACCGCGTCTC is a window of Chlamydiota bacterium DNA encoding:
- a CDS encoding NUDIX hydrolase, which produces MPNAGRERVVHRGRLVEFRLASRRLPNGRVAALEIVRHPGAVLVVPFADRGRLVLIRQYRPVVGRYLWEFPAGTLKPGERPLRCARRELEEEIGCVAAEWNRLGVLYPGPGYTTELIHLFAARGLVKTACRREEDEVMTARVFTRAEVATMARNGKIVDAKTLAALVRAKVV